The following proteins come from a genomic window of Candidatus Francisella endociliophora:
- a CDS encoding zinc-finger domain-containing protein: MKKEQKVIKVRPGERASCPTKFHENWNLHPRVYIDLKDKKINTCPYCGTTFKVEKES; this comes from the coding sequence ATGAAAAAAGAACAAAAAGTTATCAAAGTCCGCCCAGGTGAAAGAGCTTCATGCCCAACAAAATTTCATGAAAATTGGAATCTTCACCCAAGAGTATATATAGATCTAAAAGATAAAAAAATTAATACATGTCCATACTGTGGTACAACTTTTAAAGTTGAAAAAGAGTCTTAA
- a CDS encoding alpha/beta hydrolase gives MNYELIEPVSEAEYCVIWLHGLGADGHDFVDVVRHFDVSIQNIRFIFPHADVMPVTINMGMQMRAWYDIKSLDASSLNRVVDVDGIKDSIGKVRSLIDRQVQQGIPSENIVLAGFSQGGVIATYTAITSEYKLGGVMALSTYLPAWDSFKDRVTDINKGQPILVCHGTHDQVLPELLGKELSTKLSGCGFINEYKHYVGMEHSVCIEEIKDISNFLAKTFKI, from the coding sequence ATGAACTACGAATTGATAGAGCCAGTGAGTGAGGCTGAATACTGTGTGATTTGGCTGCATGGGCTTGGTGCTGATGGTCACGATTTTGTTGATGTTGTTAGGCATTTTGATGTTTCAATACAAAATATCCGTTTTATATTTCCTCATGCAGATGTTATGCCTGTTACCATTAATATGGGTATGCAAATGCGAGCTTGGTATGATATCAAGTCTTTAGATGCCAGTAGCTTAAATAGAGTTGTAGATGTTGATGGTATAAAAGATTCTATTGGAAAAGTTAGAAGCTTGATTGATAGACAGGTTCAACAAGGTATTCCAAGTGAGAATATTGTATTAGCTGGTTTCTCTCAAGGTGGGGTTATTGCGACTTATACGGCAATTACTTCAGAATATAAATTAGGTGGCGTTATGGCTTTATCAACATATTTACCAGCATGGGATAGCTTTAAAGATAGAGTTACAGATATAAATAAGGGTCAGCCAATATTAGTATGTCATGGCACACATGATCAGGTATTGCCGGAGTTATTAGGTAAAGAGTTGTCAACTAAGTTATCAGGTTGTGGCTTTATAAATGAGTATAAGCATTATGTTGGTATGGAGCATTCTGTTTGTATTGAAGAGATTAAAGATATATCTAACTTTTTAGCAAAGACATTTAAAATATGA
- a CDS encoding ABC transporter ATP-binding protein has translation MSKKIFTVEKVSKEFNIKGGHSLKVLDNIDFTLHEGEIVALLGKSGSGKSTLLRIIAGLLSPSSGEVLYRGKKVSAPVPDISMVFQSFALMPWLTVLQNVELGLEARKINIQERRKRALKAIDMVGLDGFENAYPKELSGGMKQRVGFARALVLEPDVLLMDEPFSALDILTAENLREDLLDLWENNDAMKGILYVTHSIEEAVLTADRIIIFGSNPGFIRGELKVNIPHPRSSQDPRVADLVDEVYRMMTTAQTKELTERMNKKTAMTIGYRLPDVDISEMNGLLDEMAEIKDVEAVDLPQLADDLHLDINDLFPIIEILSILRFAEVSDGDIKMTAMGRKFIDSNIDERKFIFGRLFLKYIPLASHVVKVLSERENQSAPRSRFLAELDDYYPVDVAERVFDTFIDWARYAEIIYYDANTGVISLDDNAAEYIKKM, from the coding sequence ATGAGTAAGAAAATATTTACAGTAGAAAAAGTTAGCAAAGAGTTTAATATTAAAGGGGGACACTCTTTAAAGGTATTAGATAATATTGATTTCACGCTACATGAAGGAGAGATTGTAGCGTTACTTGGTAAATCAGGCTCTGGTAAGTCGACTTTATTGAGAATAATTGCTGGACTTTTAAGTCCTTCATCTGGTGAAGTGCTTTATAGAGGTAAAAAAGTATCTGCTCCTGTGCCAGATATTTCGATGGTTTTTCAAAGTTTCGCACTTATGCCTTGGCTTACAGTTTTACAAAATGTAGAGCTTGGTTTAGAAGCTCGCAAAATCAATATTCAAGAACGCCGTAAAAGAGCTCTAAAAGCGATTGATATGGTTGGTCTTGATGGTTTTGAGAACGCATATCCAAAAGAACTGTCTGGTGGTATGAAGCAGCGTGTAGGTTTTGCTAGAGCACTAGTGCTTGAACCGGATGTTTTACTTATGGATGAGCCATTCTCAGCACTTGATATTCTTACTGCTGAAAACCTTAGAGAAGACTTGCTAGATCTATGGGAAAATAATGATGCTATGAAGGGTATTTTATATGTGACTCATAGTATTGAAGAAGCTGTTTTAACAGCTGATAGAATAATCATATTTGGTAGCAACCCTGGGTTTATTCGAGGTGAATTAAAAGTAAATATTCCACATCCTAGAAGCTCACAAGATCCAAGAGTTGCTGATTTGGTTGATGAAGTTTATCGTATGATGACTACAGCTCAAACAAAAGAGCTTACTGAAAGGATGAACAAGAAAACAGCTATGACTATTGGTTATAGACTACCAGATGTTGATATTTCTGAGATGAATGGTTTATTAGATGAAATGGCTGAAATCAAAGATGTCGAAGCTGTTGATCTTCCTCAGCTTGCTGATGATCTTCACCTTGATATTAATGATTTATTTCCAATTATTGAGATTTTATCTATTTTACGCTTTGCGGAAGTTTCAGATGGTGATATCAAAATGACTGCTATGGGACGTAAGTTTATTGACTCAAATATTGATGAGAGAAAATTTATTTTTGGAAGATTATTTTTGAAGTATATTCCTTTAGCAAGTCATGTTGTTAAGGTTCTAAGTGAGAGAGAAAACCAATCAGCTCCAAGAAGTAGATTCTTAGCGGAGTTAGATGATTATTATCCAGTAGATGTCGCTGAGCGAGTCTTTGATACTTTTATTGATTGGGCTCGATATGCGGAAATTATCTACTATGATGCCAATACAGGTGTTATTTCACTAGATGATAATGCTGCTGAATACATTAAGAAAATGTAG
- a CDS encoding cation:proton antiporter, with protein MSNNVNSSIELFVHSSNYILLAAGLILFFAIVSQFLSWRLKLPSILFLILSGIFLGPISELIFQGGFKLVDGNIIFGEALSPFVSICVAIILFEGSLSLNFSKIKNVSSVVVLLITVGLALTVIFTAVFCYYVIGLNLELSMLIGGITCVSGPTVVPPLMRTVRPKRHVASILKWESIIVDPIGALVVVFMLSWFVIGGNFAGEANGASLFIAYMVFVCILGIGAGFVFGYFIGLSFRRHYIPEYLKSFFVLAVIVVGFIMTDAVMHGAGLLMVTVAGLVMANMKDVRMSDIVSFKENLSIVIISVVFIVLAAEIDFSLFKDYWWALIEVFLFLQFILRPAVVFICSLGSKTTFAERVVMGMIYPRGIVAASVAALVAVKITKSHPELYTEANTLVFFVFMIIVFTVIFQSIFTPSISKALDVTEPEGKGFLIIGGNRFARELAEIFVKNDIEVVITDSSWGNVQKCRQLGLNTYYGSPVSIHADWSINLVGIGSMLGLSTSEYVNAVSAMKYRYEFGADNTYVLRTAQKESYKGIGSIETNLANLLFEEGVDFNILIERLNNGAKIKSTNITPNYNLEKFFTDNINAIPLFIIDDAGYAQPFVAGKKIKFETYSLVSLRDDTSPNKDQLCLNV; from the coding sequence ATGAGTAACAACGTTAATAGTAGTATAGAACTGTTTGTTCACTCATCAAACTATATTCTTTTAGCCGCAGGCTTGATACTTTTTTTTGCAATAGTTTCACAGTTTTTATCATGGAGGTTAAAACTTCCATCAATTTTATTCTTGATCTTAAGTGGTATTTTTTTAGGACCTATTTCTGAGCTTATATTCCAAGGTGGTTTTAAACTTGTAGATGGTAATATAATTTTTGGTGAAGCATTGTCTCCTTTTGTGTCAATATGTGTGGCAATTATCCTATTTGAAGGTAGTTTATCACTGAATTTTAGTAAGATAAAAAACGTAAGTAGTGTGGTTGTTTTGTTAATCACAGTAGGCTTGGCTTTAACTGTAATCTTTACAGCGGTGTTTTGCTATTATGTTATAGGGCTTAACCTTGAATTATCAATGCTAATAGGAGGTATCACATGTGTTAGTGGCCCAACAGTTGTTCCTCCATTGATGCGTACAGTTAGACCTAAAAGACATGTGGCAAGTATCCTAAAATGGGAATCTATAATAGTTGATCCTATTGGCGCACTTGTTGTAGTTTTTATGCTGTCATGGTTTGTTATTGGTGGTAATTTTGCTGGAGAAGCAAATGGTGCAAGTCTTTTCATCGCTTATATGGTTTTTGTGTGTATATTAGGGATAGGGGCAGGCTTTGTATTTGGTTATTTCATAGGGCTTAGCTTTAGAAGGCATTATATACCAGAATATTTAAAAAGTTTTTTTGTATTAGCCGTTATAGTTGTTGGCTTTATTATGACAGATGCTGTTATGCATGGTGCAGGATTGCTTATGGTAACTGTTGCTGGGTTAGTGATGGCTAATATGAAAGATGTTCGCATGTCAGACATTGTTTCATTTAAGGAAAACCTTAGTATTGTAATCATATCTGTAGTATTTATAGTTTTAGCAGCAGAGATAGATTTTAGTTTGTTTAAAGATTATTGGTGGGCATTAATAGAAGTATTTTTATTCCTACAGTTTATTTTACGTCCAGCAGTAGTTTTTATCTGTAGTTTAGGTTCAAAAACAACTTTTGCTGAAAGAGTTGTGATGGGGATGATTTATCCGCGTGGAATTGTAGCTGCATCAGTAGCTGCACTAGTCGCCGTCAAGATTACCAAGTCTCATCCTGAACTATATACTGAAGCCAATACTTTAGTCTTCTTTGTGTTCATGATAATTGTATTTACAGTTATTTTTCAAAGTATTTTCACACCATCTATTTCTAAAGCTCTTGATGTAACTGAACCGGAAGGAAAAGGCTTTTTAATCATAGGTGGGAATAGATTTGCACGTGAGTTAGCGGAAATTTTTGTAAAAAATGATATAGAGGTAGTTATCACAGACTCTTCATGGGGAAATGTTCAAAAGTGTCGTCAACTTGGGCTAAATACTTATTATGGTAGTCCAGTATCTATACATGCTGATTGGAGTATTAATTTAGTAGGTATTGGATCAATGCTTGGTCTATCGACTAGTGAATATGTTAATGCTGTTTCTGCTATGAAATACAGATATGAGTTTGGGGCTGATAATACATATGTATTGCGTACAGCTCAGAAAGAAAGTTATAAAGGTATTGGCTCCATAGAAACTAATCTTGCTAATTTACTTTTTGAGGAAGGAGTTGATTTTAACATCTTAATAGAAAGGCTCAATAATGGTGCCAAAATTAAGAGCACTAATATTACACCAAACTATAATTTGGAAAAATTCTTTACAGACAATATTAATGCAATTCCTTTATTTATAATTGATGATGCTGGCTATGCTCAACCATTTGTAGCAGGTAAAAAAATAAAATTTGAAACTTATAGTTTGGTATCATTAAGAGATGATACTAGTCCAAATAAGGATCAACTATGTCTAAATGTATAA
- a CDS encoding DUF3573 domain-containing protein produces MRLFNKLLIIIIFIPISLYAEDSLTKTDKTQLSNGDKELLLALQEEVASLKKQINDVKKSSSIANNSGKNSGFTTYSSKVNNQNNLYLSVSQVGGVDPREITSNITKNGRLDNAPDDQGVMMSKGKIDVGGTPAITTQGQVTYLGSYSGNNSIPIGMISSNLFASTILGQREAFGDYSVFFGGYIEADAQTWFGSQISRAGGLPNFPANGQNIYLTNSKLYFLSNLGHYVTAQFDFDTDETGNFGLGNAFVIFGNLDTSPLFVTAGRSKLSVGSYGGGGPWTSGIIDEFLSPDKVTNVSINYKSDTINTNITVFGSDDKKANFSAGFFYTDSWTPDLSVGFNAGYVFNIAGAGNGSISQFLNNIGKSNKNIGVLNFDSTLAYSMLGGIWQLQGGWSATTNQEDFNLDGSSVNTGAWYLGLAYALTLGGRDTNFNITYGESYNAANIPMPLSNASPSFGLAESGIKNQLVVSAQRAYFDNNVLFGPEYSYQKLYNQQYMNTLTLDLSVYI; encoded by the coding sequence GTGCGACTCTTTAATAAACTTTTAATAATTATTATTTTTATACCTATTAGCTTATATGCTGAAGACTCTTTAACTAAGACTGATAAAACACAGCTATCAAATGGAGATAAAGAGCTTCTTTTAGCTTTACAAGAAGAGGTCGCATCACTTAAAAAGCAAATTAACGACGTAAAGAAATCTAGTAGTATAGCGAACAATAGTGGCAAGAATTCTGGATTTACTACATATAGTTCTAAAGTTAATAACCAAAATAATCTATATTTATCTGTATCTCAAGTTGGAGGCGTTGACCCTAGGGAAATAACGTCTAATATTACTAAAAATGGTCGTTTAGATAATGCTCCTGATGATCAAGGAGTTATGATGTCAAAGGGTAAAATTGATGTCGGGGGAACGCCTGCAATTACTACTCAAGGACAAGTAACTTATTTAGGCTCATATTCAGGTAACAACAGTATTCCCATAGGGATGATCTCAAGTAACCTTTTTGCATCAACAATATTAGGTCAAAGAGAAGCTTTTGGTGATTATTCAGTATTTTTTGGAGGTTATATTGAAGCTGACGCACAGACATGGTTTGGAAGTCAGATAAGTAGGGCTGGAGGATTGCCTAATTTTCCAGCTAATGGGCAAAACATTTATCTAACTAATTCAAAGCTGTATTTTCTTTCTAATTTGGGACATTACGTAACCGCTCAGTTTGATTTTGATACTGATGAAACAGGAAACTTTGGATTAGGAAATGCTTTTGTTATTTTTGGTAATTTAGATACTTCACCGCTTTTTGTTACAGCTGGTAGAAGTAAACTTTCTGTTGGCTCTTATGGCGGCGGTGGGCCATGGACTAGTGGTATTATTGATGAATTTTTGTCACCAGATAAAGTTACTAATGTTTCTATAAACTATAAAAGTGACACAATAAATACCAATATTACTGTCTTTGGTTCAGATGATAAGAAAGCTAACTTTTCAGCAGGGTTTTTCTATACAGATTCATGGACTCCTGACTTATCTGTTGGTTTTAATGCTGGCTATGTTTTTAATATTGCTGGAGCTGGTAATGGTAGTATCTCTCAATTTCTAAATAATATAGGTAAGAGTAATAAAAATATTGGAGTACTTAATTTCGATAGTACGTTAGCATACTCAATGTTAGGTGGTATTTGGCAGCTTCAAGGCGGATGGTCAGCAACAACTAACCAAGAAGATTTTAACTTAGATGGTAGTTCTGTAAATACAGGGGCTTGGTATCTTGGTCTAGCTTATGCTCTTACATTAGGAGGAAGAGATACCAACTTCAATATAACTTATGGTGAATCTTATAATGCAGCTAATATCCCTATGCCCTTGTCAAATGCCTCACCTAGTTTTGGTTTGGCAGAGTCAGGAATTAAAAATCAGCTAGTTGTTTCTGCACAGCGAGCTTATTTTGATAATAATGTTTTATTTGGCCCAGAGTATTCATATCAGAAACTATATAATCAACAATATATGAATACTTTAACGTTAGATTTATCAGTATATATATAG
- a CDS encoding ribonuclease catalytic domain-containing protein — MQKNTLVIFKSKPAKVVSSLDKKIEIETLDGKNIKLPPKNVQLLLESENGFELEDLQELEITELEMTWELLQEQGQTTIEELSEFLFEDTGVNEAYTIWLLVSQGEYFSFDDDFNIIVHTQEQKNTIVQEKQEKLKKEQELNDFIERMKQKEYAPQDEKFLKEIASLATLKSQNCRLFKYLNMEESENSAYKLLLDIGYWDEFFNPYLYRYGAELESNPANFKYNEDYDSLRVDLTHLTAYAIDDEGSNDPDDAISWDAQNNKMWVHVADPSSSISFGDDVDLEARARGSNLYVPENIVSMLPPQATQNLGLGLQDISPALSVGFTVDEQGDIQNIEICFSKIKVTRHSYEYAESNPQELELGSIPQYAEYFTQKRLSNGAVELDFPELKIKLDENKNVVLTDLPRLGSRTLVRDTMLMAGVAVGQFCIKNDIAVPYSTQPAHELTKEDLESLNSIADMFATRKKLQRGKYSTQPSLHGGMGLENYVQVTSPLRRYLDLLVHYQLRNFISNQSTLSAEEVDEIIAQVDIPIRSNRQTERFSNSHWKLVYLMQNPEMQFEATVIEKLEKSRVMVSIANLAMTKKLSVNDKYELNDSLKLLNTSVNLVSQEAFFKFISYYQ; from the coding sequence ATGCAAAAAAATACTTTAGTAATTTTCAAGTCTAAACCTGCAAAAGTTGTTTCTAGTTTAGATAAAAAAATAGAGATAGAAACACTTGATGGTAAGAATATAAAACTGCCACCTAAAAATGTACAGTTATTACTAGAGTCAGAGAATGGTTTTGAGCTAGAGGATTTACAAGAGTTAGAAATAACTGAATTAGAAATGACTTGGGAGTTGCTTCAAGAGCAAGGACAAACAACTATTGAAGAGTTATCAGAGTTTTTATTTGAAGATACTGGTGTAAATGAAGCTTATACAATTTGGCTTTTGGTTTCTCAAGGAGAATATTTTAGTTTTGACGATGATTTTAATATTATTGTTCATACCCAAGAGCAAAAAAATACAATAGTCCAAGAAAAGCAAGAAAAATTGAAAAAAGAGCAAGAGCTTAATGATTTCATTGAAAGAATGAAGCAAAAAGAATACGCTCCTCAAGACGAAAAATTTCTTAAAGAAATTGCTTCTCTTGCAACGTTAAAAAGTCAAAACTGCCGTCTATTTAAATATCTTAATATGGAAGAGTCAGAAAATAGCGCTTATAAGCTTTTGCTAGATATTGGCTATTGGGATGAATTCTTTAATCCATATTTGTATCGTTATGGTGCAGAACTTGAGAGTAATCCGGCTAACTTTAAATATAATGAAGATTATGATAGCTTAAGAGTAGATTTAACTCATTTGACTGCTTACGCAATTGATGATGAGGGAAGTAATGATCCAGATGATGCAATCAGTTGGGATGCCCAAAATAATAAAATGTGGGTGCATGTTGCAGATCCATCATCAAGTATAAGCTTTGGTGATGATGTTGATTTAGAAGCTAGAGCAAGAGGTTCAAATCTTTATGTTCCAGAAAATATAGTATCAATGTTACCTCCTCAAGCAACTCAAAATTTAGGTCTAGGACTACAAGATATTTCTCCAGCATTATCTGTTGGTTTTACTGTAGATGAGCAGGGCGATATTCAAAATATTGAAATTTGCTTTAGTAAAATTAAAGTAACGAGACATTCTTATGAATATGCTGAAAGTAATCCACAAGAGTTAGAACTTGGTAGTATTCCACAATATGCAGAATATTTTACACAAAAGCGTTTATCTAATGGTGCAGTAGAGTTGGATTTTCCAGAGTTGAAAATAAAGCTTGATGAAAATAAAAATGTAGTTCTTACAGATCTGCCTAGATTAGGTTCAAGAACACTAGTACGTGATACAATGCTTATGGCAGGTGTTGCCGTCGGACAGTTCTGTATAAAGAATGATATTGCCGTGCCATATTCTACTCAGCCAGCACATGAACTTACAAAAGAAGATTTAGAAAGTCTAAATTCAATTGCAGATATGTTTGCCACTCGTAAAAAACTTCAACGAGGTAAATACTCAACTCAACCAAGTTTACATGGTGGAATGGGATTGGAAAACTATGTACAAGTTACAAGTCCTTTAAGAAGGTATCTTGATTTACTTGTGCATTATCAACTAAGAAATTTTATAAGTAATCAATCAACACTCTCGGCAGAGGAGGTTGATGAGATTATTGCTCAAGTTGATATTCCTATTAGATCTAACCGTCAAACAGAAAGGTTTTCAAATTCACATTGGAAATTAGTTTATTTGATGCAAAATCCAGAAATGCAGTTTGAAGCTACTGTTATTGAAAAATTAGAGAAAAGTCGTGTTATGGTTTCTATTGCAAATTTAGCAATGACTAAAAAGTTATCTGTAAATGATAAGTATGAATTAAATGACTCTTTGAAACTTCTTAACACCTCTGTAAACCTTGTATCACAAGAGGCTTTTTTTAAGTTCATATCATACTATCAATAG
- the crcB gene encoding fluoride efflux transporter CrcB, whose product MGILFVLVGIGGGLGAMSRFAVTQATASISKQIPFGIFICNVIGSLLIGVIAAFLIKTNLFNEEVSTYTRSLLVTGFLGGFTTFSSFSLDVLNLLQRGEIFLALGYIFVSITVSLLAVILGFYLIMGIYK is encoded by the coding sequence ATGGGAATATTATTTGTTTTAGTTGGTATTGGTGGTGGTCTTGGAGCTATGTCAAGATTTGCAGTAACTCAAGCAACAGCAAGTATCTCTAAACAAATTCCTTTTGGGATATTTATTTGTAATGTTATAGGGTCTCTTCTAATTGGAGTTATCGCAGCTTTTTTAATTAAAACTAATTTATTTAATGAAGAAGTATCAACATACACTAGATCTTTACTTGTTACAGGGTTTTTAGGAGGTTTTACAACTTTTTCTAGCTTTAGTTTAGATGTGTTGAACCTACTCCAGAGAGGAGAAATTTTTTTGGCTCTTGGATATATTTTTGTAAGTATTACAGTTTCTTTACTAGCTGTTATATTAGGGTTTTACTTAATTATGGGGATTTATAAATGA
- the hemC gene encoding hydroxymethylbilane synthase, producing the protein MKKITIASRDSKLALWQTHFVQNRVEKELGIPCEISTMKTQGDIILDKPLNKVGGKALFMKELEIAMQGGKADIAVHSLKDVPYELPQGFCLASFMPREDPRDAFVSNKYKSIDELPQGAVVGTSSLRRKAQLLHYRKDLIIKDLRGNVQTRLSKLDAGNYDAIILASAGLIRLELQDRIAQFIPVVISLPAVGQGIVVIEALENDMEFLTTLKKLNSSDSSRMAAAERAFNEELKGGCHVAIGAYAELNDQEINLTAMVASSDGATVLKRSSVGDEPIALGKSLAQEMISLGAYEILEK; encoded by the coding sequence ATGAAAAAAATAACAATAGCAAGTAGAGATAGTAAGTTAGCATTGTGGCAGACACATTTTGTGCAAAATAGAGTAGAAAAAGAGCTAGGCATCCCTTGTGAAATTAGTACTATGAAAACTCAAGGAGATATTATTCTCGATAAGCCTCTCAATAAAGTTGGTGGTAAAGCTCTGTTCATGAAAGAATTAGAGATTGCGATGCAAGGTGGTAAAGCAGATATTGCTGTTCATTCCCTTAAAGATGTTCCTTATGAGCTACCACAAGGTTTTTGCTTAGCAAGCTTTATGCCGCGAGAAGATCCTAGAGATGCTTTTGTATCAAATAAATATAAATCGATAGATGAGTTACCACAAGGTGCAGTTGTTGGAACATCTAGTTTAAGACGCAAAGCACAACTTCTACACTATAGAAAAGATCTTATAATCAAAGATCTAAGAGGTAATGTTCAAACTAGATTATCTAAGTTGGATGCAGGAAATTATGATGCTATTATTTTAGCAAGTGCTGGACTTATACGCTTAGAGCTTCAAGATCGTATTGCTCAATTTATACCAGTAGTGATTTCTTTACCAGCGGTTGGTCAAGGTATAGTAGTGATAGAAGCTCTTGAAAATGATATGGAGTTTTTAACTACACTTAAAAAACTTAATTCTAGCGATAGTTCTAGAATGGCTGCTGCTGAGAGAGCTTTTAATGAAGAGTTGAAAGGTGGTTGTCATGTTGCGATTGGTGCTTACGCAGAGCTGAATGATCAAGAGATAAATCTAACTGCAATGGTAGCAAGTAGTGATGGTGCGACAGTTTTAAAACGTAGTAGTGTAGGTGATGAGCCTATAGCATTAGGTAAGTCTTTAGCTCAAGAAATGATAAGCCTAGGAGCTTATGAAATATTGGAGAAATAA
- a CDS encoding ABC transporter permease, whose translation MKRLYNASMSSKVSRTKWDILALSIILLILCVFVWSTSGLGGAVDYTSQTSVEKYSDVSLNLWLLPYYTAETTIRMFIGLGISLVVTFIFGAWAAKSKRAENIIIPAVDILQSIPILGFFAITVTGFLVLFPNSLWGAQSAVIFGIITAQAWNMILSFYQSLKTVPKELTEAADMYQLSAWQRFWKLEVPFSVPGLVWNTMMSMSASWFMIVASETIVVNFSVSQSIPINLPGIGSFIDAANNARDFTAVGAAILTMLITIILYDQLLFRPLVAWSEKFVLGENQAEVYSKSWFLRVLQNSVAVKFISQLFGKVTTSIINIKFFKKDLTKAYNQKKHKKQEKQETVLQNIIWLIFTAAIVIALCYFAYQTVFGADSNIGLAETIDVFGYGLFTGLRVVVLIVITSIIWVPIGVWIGMRPKIAQKVQPYAQMAAAFPVNVLYGIFGTLVITFNLNFNIWCILLMALGTQWYILFNVIAGASAIPDELKLAARNMQLKGLMKWKKYLFPAVMPYYVTGAITAAGGAWNASIVCEYINWGKDSIIQATGLGNYITEYTNIQGDHTANVLLGVIVMCILVVASNKLFWRKLYNYAENRFSMNM comes from the coding sequence ATGAAAAGGCTATATAATGCAAGTATGTCATCAAAGGTTTCTCGCACTAAGTGGGATATTTTAGCTTTATCAATAATATTACTTATTTTGTGTGTCTTCGTCTGGTCAACCTCTGGACTTGGGGGAGCAGTTGACTATACAAGCCAAACAAGCGTTGAGAAATACTCAGACGTTTCATTAAATTTGTGGTTACTGCCTTATTACACAGCAGAAACAACTATTCGAATGTTTATCGGCTTAGGTATATCCTTAGTTGTTACTTTTATATTTGGAGCATGGGCAGCTAAGAGTAAAAGAGCTGAAAATATTATTATTCCTGCAGTTGATATATTACAATCAATTCCAATTTTAGGTTTCTTTGCTATTACGGTTACAGGATTTTTAGTACTATTTCCAAATTCTTTATGGGGAGCTCAATCGGCCGTTATATTTGGTATTATAACTGCTCAAGCATGGAATATGATTCTAAGCTTCTATCAGTCCTTAAAGACTGTTCCAAAAGAGCTAACTGAAGCTGCAGATATGTATCAGCTTTCAGCATGGCAAAGATTCTGGAAATTAGAGGTTCCTTTTTCAGTTCCTGGATTAGTTTGGAATACTATGATGTCGATGTCTGCTTCATGGTTTATGATTGTCGCATCAGAAACAATAGTAGTGAATTTCAGTGTATCTCAATCTATACCAATCAACTTACCTGGTATAGGTTCGTTTATTGATGCTGCTAATAATGCTAGAGACTTTACAGCAGTTGGTGCAGCAATCTTAACTATGCTTATTACGATTATTCTTTATGATCAGCTTTTATTTAGACCATTAGTAGCATGGTCAGAGAAGTTCGTATTAGGTGAAAATCAAGCCGAAGTTTATAGTAAATCATGGTTTTTGAGAGTATTGCAGAATTCTGTAGCTGTTAAATTTATATCACAGCTATTTGGTAAGGTAACTACTAGTATTATTAATATAAAGTTTTTTAAGAAAGATTTAACAAAAGCATATAATCAAAAAAAACATAAAAAACAAGAAAAGCAAGAAACCGTTTTACAAAATATTATTTGGCTTATTTTTACAGCTGCGATAGTTATTGCTTTATGTTATTTTGCATATCAAACAGTTTTTGGTGCAGATTCAAACATTGGGCTTGCAGAAACTATAGATGTATTTGGATATGGATTATTTACAGGTCTTAGAGTTGTTGTGTTGATTGTGATTACGTCTATTATTTGGGTACCAATTGGCGTCTGGATAGGAATGCGACCAAAGATAGCTCAAAAGGTTCAGCCTTACGCACAAATGGCAGCAGCTTTTCCAGTTAACGTGCTATATGGCATTTTTGGTACTTTAGTTATTACCTTTAACTTAAACTTTAATATATGGTGTATCTTGCTTATGGCGCTTGGTACACAATGGTATATTTTATTTAATGTAATTGCTGGAGCATCTGCTATTCCTGATGAGTTAAAGCTTGCTGCTAGAAATATGCAGTTAAAAGGCTTAATGAAGTGGAAGAAATATTTATTCCCAGCTGTTATGCCGTACTATGTGACAGGAGCAATTACAGCAGCTGGTGGAGCATGGAATGCAAGTATTGTATGTGAATATATTAACTGGGGTAAAGACTCAATTATACAAGCTACAGGGTTAGGAAACTACATTACAGAATACACTAATATACAGGGAGACCATACGGCAAATGTACTTCTAGGTGTGATAGTAATGTGTATATTGGTTGTAGCATCAAATAAATTATTTTGGCGAAAATTATATAACTATGCGGAAAATCGTTTTAGCATGAATATGTAA